The DNA region CGTCGAACAGCGATACCTTAAGCGACCCGTCTTCGACCCCGACGCCTAGCAACATGCCGCCGCCTAGGGGGTGTAGGTACTCGCTGTAGCCCGGTATTTTGAGAAAGCCGAGCACAGCTGGCTTCTCCGGGTTGCTCACGTCTACGGCGTAGAGGGGATCCACCTGGCGGAAGGTCACCAAAAAGAACAAGTCGCCGATTAGCCTAGCCGCGTATATCCTCTCCCCCTTTGCCAAACCGCCGAGGCGGCCAACAACCCTAAGCTCAGCTGGGGATACGACAAAGACGTTGTTAAGGCTCTCCCCCTTGGGTGTTATAACCACGTCGAAAACAGGCGGCCAGTAGGGGGGCGAAGGAGGCGGCCTAATGACCACCCGCCGCTCACTGCACTGCGACCCCGTACACTCCAACACGTTGATACCCACGTCGGTCGTGGGTATGGGCGGCAGTATCGGTTTTGGCTCAACCAGCGACGCTGTGTAGTTCGAGGCAGTGGTGGCCACAATTAAGTAGCCCTTGTACTCCTCAAGCGAGAACTGGTCCAAGACGCGGCCTTGCAGATCCACGTAGCCCTGGTAGGCCACGTCGACGCCCCTCACCGAGAAGACGTGTATCCTCGTGGTCTCGTTGAAGACGTACGCCGACAGCGCTGTGGAAACTCTTCTTAAAACCTCCTCCGCCTCGGCGGCGGGTAAAGACGCGATGTAGCTCCTGGCTATTTTCAAAGCACCTGTGAGGTTACCCCGCTGTAGCTCAGACTTAATACTAGCCCCGACTTCGCCGGGGGCCACATCTGCCAGTATACCCAGCGCCTTGGCAAGGGCCTCAGCATAAGGCGATCCCGACGACGCCACGTACAGCCGGGTTGCGCTCATGTAAATCCACGTAGCTTGGGATATCAGGAGGGAGACCTCGCCCATCTTTCCGCTGTTCAGGTCCACAGCGGCGACTGTGGTAAAGGAAGTTGGGAGAGGATCAACCAGGTACACCCTCTCCGGCCTAATCGGCGCCCCGTTTACCCTGGGCACGCCCTCGGGCCTCGCCGGCGTGGAAAGCACTAGGTACACCGTGCCGTTAATCATCCTTGCCCCAACCAGCGTTCCGCTGTACACAACTGCCCCCCTAGCCGCCGGGGCGTGTGGGTCTGAAATATCGTAAATCTCTAAGGCTGTAGACGCCACTGCGCCGCCCCCGATGGGATACCTCACCGTGACCACAGCCAGGACGCCTCCCCACAAGAATAGGCCCTCCGCCGTGCCGTTAGGCTTAATAGCCGAGATGAGCCTCCTAGCGGATGCGTCAATTAGGTAAACTCTCTCTCCAGAAGCCACTGCGATTATCCTCCCGTCAGTTTTCACAATGTCCAGCTCGTCGACGCCGGCCACCTGGACGTTTGTAGTGGAAAACACGCGCCTCGCCGAATCTCCGGCAACTTGTGCGGCTACTGGGACGGCAGTCCACGCAACAGCCGGGGCGACTGCGAAGGGGACATAGCCGTATGCAACCTCAGCTTCGGCCACCAGCGAGACAAACCTCACCAGCTCCTCGTACGAGGAGAAGTTTCTGAGAGACTTTATCCCCCCAGAGACGGCGGGCGGGGCACCCGCCGGCGGCGGGGACTGAGGGACAGAGGGAACAGACAACGAGTATAGTAGGAATATAAGCGCCGTGATAGTAAATGCAAGCGCCGCTAACTGAACTTTTGCCATGAATAGGCCTATCACTAAATATAAAACTTTCTGCAGTAGCTTTGCCTACATGTCTTTTAAAATACCCGGCCACGTGGCGGACGTGATGTAAGTGGCCAGGCCCGATCTGTGAGGACTACAGCCCGGTTAGCTGATTCTACAGCCTTATAAAGCACTAATCAGAGGCTTCCTGTGATAACCCTTTCCCTCCCGGAGGCGTGAAGAGGCGTCGCGTTGCTGCCCAGCTACCAGGAGGGCACCTGGGGCCTCTTTCTGCGTGATATGTAAATAACAGCCCCGGCCGCTGACGCTGAGATTATCAGGGCAATTGCCCACGCCACCGCCGCCGCGCCTTCTTGGTAGAAGGCGGACACCGCCGTCTGGGGGACAAACGCCGCCGCAAAGGCAACGAAGCCTCGCGTGTGCCTACTTATAAAAAGATCGGCGAGTATAGCCACGGCACCTGCCACGGAGGCCAAGAGCCAAGGCGGAGGCAACGTTGCAAGGGAGACATACAACGCGAGGACAAACGCCGACAGGTTGGCCACTGCGGCCCAGCCCCTCATCTTGGCGTAGAGAAGTACTGCGTACATCGCGGCGAGGAACAGCGCAACGTGTAGCAGAAGGGGGAGTGTCGAGAAGTAAAGCAAGGCGGCGGGCGACTCGGGCAGATGCCAAGACTGGAAAAGCTCAACGGGGCCTGGGGCCACCAGGACGTATTTTGGAGAGTGGAAAAACACCTTGTCCTCAACCCCGTCGAGGCTCACCGCGGTTCCGTTAGCCCTCTTCACAAACTCGACGAAGTTCCCCGCCACCACCTCCACTACCCCCATCTTCTGGGCCTCCTCGGCGCCGATTAGGTATTCCTTAGACCGGACACACCTCTCCGCAAACTCCACGTTTCGCCCCCTTCTGCTCATCGCCTCCGCCAAGATGCTCAAGTGCTGCGCGATAACCCCAGGATCCTCCACCAGGAATACCAACAACACCGGCTGGCAAGCGCCTATTTTTGAGTGGGGCGCCATCCCGGCAATGTGGGTAGCCATTAGGATGTAGGTCCCCGCAGACGCCGCCTCTTCGCCATATACGTAGCCCAGCACCGGGACCTTTGAATGTAGGACTAGGCCCATTATGCGCTTAGCAGGCGCCGCCAGCCCACCAGGGGTGGACAAGAGCAACAACACAGCGCCGCCGCCCCTCTCCGCCGCCTCAACCGCCTTAGCCACCTGCCAGTAGGTGTGAGGCCCCACGACGCCGCGTACATCGACGACGTACACAGTAGATACGTTGTAGCCAGCTACCGCCGCGGCTAAGGCCGCAAAAAGAAGTAGAAACCGCACAAATTACTTATGGTATAAATTCTAAAGCACCCCTACGCCCACCCCAGTGGTGACGCGCCGCTCTTCTTTCTCTTTCTTATCCTTCTTCGATGTCTTTTCGCTGGTCATGAACGGGCCTTGGAGCTCTTTTTAATATTTTATGTTGTACCCCCGTATTTGCAACACGTCAGTGCAGCCCGTCGCTTGAAATTTGGTAGGCGATCTCCACGTCCGGGGCCATGCCTGGGACGTCCAGCGGCCACATACGGCCCTCCGGCCTCATCTTGTTGGGCCGGCTCATCATAAACCTGGCGTTTACCGCGTGGGCGATGACGTTTCCCCCCGCCGGCCTCTTAGAGGCGAAGACCTCAGGTACGTCCATCACCTGGTTCGTCAGGATAGACGTGACGCCGAAAGTCCTCGCGTGCCGCCTCAGCCAGTCTACGAGGTAGTGGATCCTCTGCTGCCTAGCGGCTAGGTGCTCCCTACCCACAAACTCGGCGCGGTAAAGCGCCGTGATGGTATCCACAACTACGAGGCGGCAGCCCTCAGCGACGTGCTTGGGGATCTCGAACTTCACGATCTGCTCCAGCTGGACCACGTTGGCCGGCTGGTATACGTATACGGAGTCCCCCACCTTGTCGATGTCGGCCTCAAACCTCTTGGCCACGGCCTCCACCAGCTCGTGGCTGAAGGTCCCCTCCGTGTCTATGTACACCACCCTCCCCGTGAACCCCTCTTTAAGCGCGGCGACTGAGAGCTGGTGCGCCAGCATTGACTTCCCCGCGCCGAACTCCCCGGCGAACTCGTAGATAAAGCCCTCCCTAATCCCCCTCCACGGCGTCTTCTCGTCGAAGTCTGCCACCCCCGTCTTAAACGTCTTGTACTGCCTCGCCCTCAGCTCCTTCACCGTGGCCGCCCTAACGCCGCCGGCCTTCGCCAAGGCTTGCTGGATTATCTTCACAGCTCTGTCGTACTCCACGCCGGCCTCCACAAGCTCCTCCACCGTGAACTCGGCGAGGTGCTCCACCGACACTACGCCCAGCTCCCTAAGCCTCTCCAACGTCTTCGGCCCCACCCCCTCCAGCGATGAGAGGTCGTCCCGCTCTGTCTTCCTCCTGCTCATGCCCTATGGTGTTGTCGAAAATTTAAATTCAGGCGCTGAGGCTTGCCCCAGCTTGCCCAAGCCTCTGTACATTAGCCAAGTGGCAACCACTACGGGCACAAGCAAAAAGAAGAAGAGATATAGGATGAATGCCTTATGGAACTCGGGCACCTTCAGCTTGTCGTACAGCTCTTTGGAGCCAAGCACGAAGACAAAGACGTAGCTGACGAGCGAGACCGCATTAGACGATAGGTACAGCCCAATCCCAGCCGGTGGCGATAATAAAAAGAGGGGCAACGCGGCTATGTAAAGGGCGACTGCGACAAATGTGAACAACACCCCCCGCGCCGGCCAGTTACCACTTCCCAAAACCGCATTGTACCCCCTCCACAGCTTATATAGGCCCACAAACCCTACGGCCGCCGCGGCGAAAACAGCAGCAAGGAATAAAAGAAACACGGCAACCCCGCCCGGGTCTAGTAGCCGAACGCCTAAAACAACCACAGCAAGCACTGCCGCAAATGGCACAAGAAACAAAAGTTGCGAGATCAGCACGTACTTAAACCCCTCCCTCAACACGGCAACTTCCACCACATGGTTAGAGAACTGCCTTAAAATAGCTTCACGCATCCGTGAAGACTGACACCAAGAAAAGTACTCCGGCATCCCCGCACTTCCGTATCACGTTGCCGGCTTCTAGGCCGTCGACACAAGCCATAATTTGCCCCGCTGGAGTAACAGAACAGCGCACCTCCTCGCCTTCAGAGCGGCGTCGTAATCCCTGGTGACAACTGCGCAACTGGAGTTGCATTCGGATTCGCATAGCTCCACGGCGTATTGCTCAGCCGGCTTCTGCTCGGAGAAGCGGCAGTCAAGGCCGTACCGCCGGCAGAGGTCAAGATAGCGCCTCGCCAGCGGCATGTGGGACTCGTGCCACGCGTCTATTACAAACACCGCCTCTACGCCGGATTCGGCGGCCGACTGGAAAAGCTCTTCCGGGTACGCGAGGGAGGCGGCGATGGAGAAGACGTCTACGTAGAGGCGTTGAAAATCGCTAAGCGAGGCCGGCCTCAGCACAAAGCGGCCTTTCTTGGTCTTCCTAACGGCCATGCCACCTCTCCACGAGGAATTTCGCCGTGGCTAACGGAACCTCCTCGCCTTCTATTTCGAGAATCTCAAAGCCGTTGCACTTCACCACTATCCGTCTCGTGTTTGAGATTACCAAGATTTTGTACTTGGGCGAAGTGTAGAAGGTGAGGTCTATCTTCTCGGCGGCGGGCTTCACGTATAGCTCCCCGTTGGCCTCCAGCCTCCCCCTGCACTCCACCTCGCCCTCGGCGATGTATACGCGCCTGCGCTCTGCCTTCTCCAAGGCCTTTTTGTACCTCCTGTACAGCATGACGGCGGCGACGTGGGTGCATACGTCGCGTTGTCTAGCAAAGCCGAAGTGTGAGAAGTAGCATGAACAGTGCCACCGCCCGTCCTCCTCGGAATACCACACTAGATAGACGGGCTTCCAGTCTCCCAGCTCCCGCTTCCCCTCTACCTGGTAGGACCCGTCCCTCCCCTCCTTGACGTCGCCTAGACGCAGAACCGCCTTACGGAGCCACGACTTAGACTTACCCGGAAACAGCGACCTAAGCTCCTCCAAGGCCGCGTCCAGCGCCTCGCGGCGCATCTATCTCTACTTCACCATATTATAAATATCTGGATCGGATCAATCCCGCTATAGGCATGCCAGCACAATCACCGGCCGGTAGCCGCGGCGTCGCCGCCTCGGCATCCAGCCAACAACAGCGACGGCGAACTCCCTCCTACGGGCCTCCAGCCTCAAGCACAG from Pyrobaculum arsenaticum DSM 13514 includes:
- a CDS encoding ATPase domain-containing protein translates to MSRRKTERDDLSSLEGVGPKTLERLRELGVVSVEHLAEFTVEELVEAGVEYDRAVKIIQQALAKAGGVRAATVKELRARQYKTFKTGVADFDEKTPWRGIREGFIYEFAGEFGAGKSMLAHQLSVAALKEGFTGRVVYIDTEGTFSHELVEAVAKRFEADIDKVGDSVYVYQPANVVQLEQIVKFEIPKHVAEGCRLVVVDTITALYRAEFVGREHLAARQQRIHYLVDWLRRHARTFGVTSILTNQVMDVPEVFASKRPAGGNVIAHAVNARFMMSRPNKMRPEGRMWPLDVPGMAPDVEIAYQISSDGLH
- a CDS encoding serine protease; translated protein: MRFLLLFAALAAAVAGYNVSTVYVVDVRGVVGPHTYWQVAKAVEAAERGGGAVLLLLSTPGGLAAPAKRIMGLVLHSKVPVLGYVYGEEAASAGTYILMATHIAGMAPHSKIGACQPVLLVFLVEDPGVIAQHLSILAEAMSRRGRNVEFAERCVRSKEYLIGAEEAQKMGVVEVVAGNFVEFVKRANGTAVSLDGVEDKVFFHSPKYVLVAPGPVELFQSWHLPESPAALLYFSTLPLLLHVALFLAAMYAVLLYAKMRGWAAVANLSAFVLALYVSLATLPPPWLLASVAGAVAILADLFISRHTRGFVAFAAAFVPQTAVSAFYQEGAAAVAWAIALIISASAAGAVIYISRRKRPQVPSW
- a CDS encoding beta-propeller domain-containing protein gives rise to the protein MAKVQLAALAFTITALIFLLYSLSVPSVPQSPPPAGAPPAVSGGIKSLRNFSSYEELVRFVSLVAEAEVAYGYVPFAVAPAVAWTAVPVAAQVAGDSARRVFSTTNVQVAGVDELDIVKTDGRIIAVASGERVYLIDASARRLISAIKPNGTAEGLFLWGGVLAVVTVRYPIGGGAVASTALEIYDISDPHAPAARGAVVYSGTLVGARMINGTVYLVLSTPARPEGVPRVNGAPIRPERVYLVDPLPTSFTTVAAVDLNSGKMGEVSLLISQATWIYMSATRLYVASSGSPYAEALAKALGILADVAPGEVGASIKSELQRGNLTGALKIARSYIASLPAAEAEEVLRRVSTALSAYVFNETTRIHVFSVRGVDVAYQGYVDLQGRVLDQFSLEEYKGYLIVATTASNYTASLVEPKPILPPIPTTDVGINVLECTGSQCSERRVVIRPPPSPPYWPPVFDVVITPKGESLNNVFVVSPAELRVVGRLGGLAKGERIYAARLIGDLFFLVTFRQVDPLYAVDVSNPEKPAVLGFLKIPGYSEYLHPLGGGMLLGVGVEDGSLKVSLFDASNPRDIKEVAYVKMEGSRSPALFDHHAFTIRPDKRLVMIPVTAGHYGIPAGIAAISFSEGLKLLYLMEHWGAVRSLYVNNTVFTIATDSVKMFDIDTFKELAEIPLR